The Mauremys reevesii isolate NIE-2019 linkage group 1, ASM1616193v1, whole genome shotgun sequence genome has a segment encoding these proteins:
- the LOC120386121 gene encoding olfactory receptor 51G2-like, translating to MSAADGTNLSSTSVFLLTGIPGLEHVHHWFAAPLSFMYALAILGNGTILFVIKAERWLHQPMYYFLSMLASTDLGLTLSTLPTVLRVLWFNSREISFSACLLQMICIHSFSFMESSVLLAMAFDRYVAICNPLRYTSILTSPRIAKIGLMIVCRCTLVLVPLICFLTLLPFCRSRVLSYSYCLHQDVIRLACSDTTFNSIYGLTLILLIVVLDPLLIILSYVMIIQMVLSITSKEERIKVLNTCVSHICAVLIFYIPMVGLSIIRRFGENAAPIIHVLMANIYLFVPPVLNPVIYSMKTKQIKDGIQRILCQKKA from the coding sequence ATGTCAGCAGCAGATGGTACCAACCTCAGCAGCACCTCAGTGTTCCTCCTAACAGGCATACCGGGACTGGAGCATGTACACCACTGGTTTGCTGCTCCTTTATCTTTCATGTACGCTCTTGCAATTTTGGGAAACGGCACCATCCTGTTTGTTATAAAAGCGGAGCGATGGCTCCACCAGCCCATGTATTATTTCCTTTCTATGCTGGCCTCCACGGACCTGGGTCTGACTCTATCCACGCTGCCGACGGTGCTGCGTGTGCTTTGGTTCAACTCCCGAGAAATCAGCTTCAGCGCCTGCCTCCTCCAGATGATCTGCATCCACTCATTTTCCTTCATGGAGTCCTCGGTGCTTCTGGCCATGGCGTTTGACCGCTACGTGGCCATTTGCAACCCTCTGAGATACACCTCCATCCTGACCAGCCCCAGGATTGCTAAAATAGGACTGATGATTGTCTGTAGATGTACGTTGGTGCTGGTCCCATTAATCTGTTTTCTTACACTTCTGCCATTCTGCAGGTCTCGTGTGCTCTCCTATTCCTACTGCTTGCATCAGGATGTAATACGACTGGCATGCTCAGATACCACCTTCAATAGTATCTATGGCTTAACTCTAATCCTGCTCATAGTGGTACTAGACCCATTGCTGATTATCCTGTCTTATGTTATGATCATTCAGATGGTCTTAAGCATCACGTCCAAGGAAGAGCGCATCAAGGTCCTGAACACCTGCGTCTCCCATATCTGCGCCGTCCTGATCTTCTACATCCCCATGGTTGGCTTGTCGATCATTCGCAGGTTtggggaaaatgccgcccccatCATTCACGTTCTCATGGCCAACATCTACCTTTTTGTGCCCCCGGTGCTCAACCCTGTCATCTACAGCATGAAAACCAAACAGATTAAGGATGGGATCCAAAGGATCTTGTGTCAAAAAAAGGCCTGA
- the LOC120371456 gene encoding hemoglobin subunit beta, with the protein MVHWTAEEKQLITSLWAKVNVEEIGGESLARLLIVYPWTQRFFSSFGNLSSPSAILHNAKVLAHGKKVLTSFGEAVKNLDHIKQTFAQLSELHSEKLHVDPENFKLLGNILIIVLATHFGKEFTPATQAAWQKLVGAVAHALALGYH; encoded by the exons ATGGTGCACTGGACAGCCGAAGAGAAGCAGCTCATTACCAGCCTGTGGGCCAAGGTCAATGTGGAGGAGATTGGTGGCGAATCCCTGGCCAG GCTGCTGATCGTCTACCCCTGGACCCAGAGGTTTTTCTCTTCCTTCGGGAACCTCTCCAGCCCCAGCGCCATCCTCCACAACGCCAAAGTCCTTGCCCATGGCAAGAAGGTGCTGACTTCCTTTGGGGAAGCCGTGAAGAACCTGGACCACATCAAGCAAACCTTTGCCCAGCTGAGCGAGCTGCACAGCGAGAAGCTGCATGTGGATCCTGAGAACTTCAAG ctcctgggcAATATCCTCATCATCGTCCTGGCCACCCACTTCGGGAAGGAGTTCACTCCTGCCACCCAGGCTGCCTGGCAAAAGCTGGTTGGTGCGGTGGCCCATGCTCTGGCCCTCGGGTACCACTGA
- the LOC120388901 gene encoding hemoglobin subunit beta, whose translation MVHWTAEEKQLITSLWAKVNVAECGGEALARLLIVYPWTQRFFSSFGNLSSPTAIIGNPKVRAHGKKVLTSFGDAVKNLDNIKATYAKLSELHCDKLHVDPENFRLLGDVLIIVLATHFGREFTPACQAAWQKLVRVVAHALSYKYH comes from the exons ATGGTGCACTGGACAGCCGAAGAGAAGCAGCTCATTACCAGCCTGTGGGCCAAGGTCAACGTGGCTGAATGTGGTGGCGAAGCCCTGGCCAG GCTGCTGATCGTCTACCCCTGGACCCAGAGGTTTTTCTCTTCCTTCGGGAACCTCTCCAGCCCCACCGCCATCATCGGCAACCCCAAGGTCCGTGCCCACGGCAAGAAGGTGCTGACCTCCTTCGGGGATGCTGTGAAGAACCTGGACAACATCAAGGCCACCTATGCCAAGCTGAGCGAGCTGCACTGCGACAAGCTGCACGTGGATCCCGAGAACTTCCGG CTCCTGGGTGACGTCCTCATCATCGTCCTGGCCACCCACTTCGGGAGGGAGTTCACCCCGGCCTGCCAGGCCGCCTGGCAGAAGCTGGTGCGCGTGGTGGCCCATGCGCTCTCGTACAagtaccactga
- the LOC120387704 gene encoding hemoglobin subunit epsilon-like: MVHWTAEEKQLITSLWGKVNVEEIGGESLARLLIVYPWTQRFFSSFGNLSSPTAIVGNPKVRAHGKKVLTSFGDAVKNLDNIKATYAKLSELHCNKLHVDPENFRLLGDILIIVLATHFGREFTPACQAAWQKLVGVVAHALSHEYH, translated from the exons ATGGTGCACTGGACAGCCGAAGAGAAGCAGCTCATTACCAGCCTGTGGGGCAAGGTCAATGTGGAGGAGATTGGTGGCGAATCCCTGGCCAG GCTGCTGATCGTCTACCCCTGGACCCAGAGGTTTTTCTCTTCCTTCGGGAACCTCTCCAGCCCCACCGCCATCGTCGGCAACCCCAAGGTCCGTGCCCACGGCAAGAAGGTGCTGACCTCCTTCGGGGATGCCGTGAAGAACCTGGACAACATCAAGGCCACCTATGCCAAGCTGAGCGAGCTGCACTGCAACAAGCTGCACGTGGATCCCGAGAACTTCAGG ctcctgggtgaCATCCTCATCATCGTCCTGGCCACCCACTTCGGGAGGGAGTTCACCCCGGCCTGCCAGGCCGCCTGGCAGAAGCTGGTCGGCGTGGTGGCCCACGCGCTGTCCCACGagtaccactga